The Silvanigrella paludirubra genome contains a region encoding:
- a CDS encoding methyl-accepting chemotaxis protein gives MNLEKMQEVGMIINQISDKTKVINDIVFQTKLLSFNASVEAARAGDAGKGFAVVAEEVGNLAQMSGGASIEISSIVSNSNQRVDELIQSFKDNFTIAIEQVSKSVEIGLKNCQSSLDTLSKVVDMATRSSEMAETISAANSEQSKGSLEATNALRLMEQTSQKMNEIVSQTDTCSNHLLIRAQQLTELTNTLSNILSKEKFHEA, from the coding sequence ATGAATTTAGAAAAAATGCAAGAAGTTGGTATGATAATCAATCAAATTTCAGATAAAACAAAAGTAATAAATGATATTGTTTTTCAAACTAAATTACTTTCTTTTAATGCTTCCGTTGAAGCAGCCAGAGCAGGTGATGCTGGTAAAGGATTTGCAGTTGTTGCTGAGGAAGTAGGAAATCTTGCTCAAATGAGTGGAGGAGCATCTATAGAAATTTCAAGTATTGTATCAAATTCCAATCAAAGAGTAGATGAGTTAATTCAATCATTTAAAGATAACTTTACTATTGCAATTGAACAAGTCTCAAAATCTGTAGAAATTGGTTTAAAAAATTGTCAAAGTTCTTTAGATACTCTTTCAAAAGTAGTGGATATGGCAACTCGCTCAAGTGAAATGGCAGAAACAATAAGTGCGGCAAATTCAGAACAATCAAAAGGAAGCTTAGAAGCAACAAATGCTCTACGCTTAATGGAACAAACAAGTCAAAAAATGAATGAAATTGTTTCACAGACAGACACTTGCTCAAACCATTTATTAATACGTGCTCAACAGTTGACAGAACTAACAAATACATTAAGCAATATTTTATCAAAAGAAAAATTCCATGAAGCTTAA
- a CDS encoding sterol desaturase family protein, whose amino-acid sequence MVEKYLNAFSICSYVLFFLAILIEYLISYKNNLNNYEKNDSFFNIGTGLFYLIFPVILGTSLTIFLYEIFSKFAFFEMPGVWSALIRGEKLYWWAFLILIFTDDFCYYWFHRISHVSRFLWCIHEVHHSSKKYNFTVFLRASFLDYVPQGLFYIPLFLLGFKLEDIFFQMAINFTYQFWLHTKYTGRIYLLDYIFNTASHHRVHHAKNIQYLDKNYGGIFIIWDILFKTFEREKEKVEYGVLHDLKTDNVFKLNFETFKMMFRDINKAKGIKNKFLYFIYVPGWSHDGSSKTTKQLQKEYYNSKI is encoded by the coding sequence ATGGTAGAAAAATATCTAAATGCTTTTAGCATTTGTTCTTATGTTTTATTTTTTTTAGCTATATTGATTGAATATTTGATTTCATATAAAAATAATTTAAATAACTATGAAAAAAATGATTCATTTTTTAATATAGGAACAGGACTTTTTTATCTTATTTTTCCTGTTATATTAGGAACATCTTTAACAATATTTTTATATGAAATATTTTCAAAATTTGCTTTTTTTGAAATGCCTGGAGTATGGAGTGCATTAATTAGAGGTGAGAAATTATATTGGTGGGCATTTTTAATACTTATTTTTACAGATGATTTTTGTTATTATTGGTTCCATAGAATATCTCATGTAAGTCGTTTTTTATGGTGTATTCATGAAGTTCATCACTCTTCAAAAAAATATAACTTTACGGTGTTTTTAAGAGCTTCTTTTTTAGATTATGTTCCTCAAGGTTTATTTTATATTCCTCTTTTTTTATTGGGATTTAAATTAGAAGATATATTTTTCCAAATGGCAATTAATTTTACATATCAATTTTGGTTACATACAAAATATACAGGAAGAATTTATCTATTAGACTATATTTTTAATACAGCAAGTCATCATAGAGTCCATCATGCTAAAAATATACAATATTTAGATAAGAATTATGGAGGCATATTTATCATATGGGATATTTTATTTAAAACATTTGAAAGAGAAAAAGAAAAAGTTGAATATGGTGTTTTGCATGATTTAAAAACAGATAATGTATTTAAATTAAATTTTGAGACTTTTAAAATGATGTTTCGTGATATTAATAAAGCTAAAGGAATTAAAAATAAATTTCTATATTTTATTTATGTCCCTGGATGGAGTCATGACGGCAGTTCAAAAACAACGAAACAACTTCAAAAGGAATATTATAATAGTAAAATATAA
- the mdcA gene encoding malonate decarboxylase subunit alpha → MEEKINSKFKDNKKRKINRICNKLENKWVKSEDIVNILENIIEPFDRVCIEGNNQKQAVFLSKSLNKVNPKLVHDIHILQSTLILPEHIEVFENGIANKIDFSYASIFGKKLAQLCQEGKLKIEGMHTFLELYARYFLDLTPNVCLVIAEKADKEGNLYTGANTEDTPTIIEATSFKDGIVIVEVNEVVDKLPRVDIPSDWVDILVKSPLKTTIHPLFTRDPAKINETKILMAMLVIKGIYAKYEVNRLNHGVGYSTSAIELLLPTYATELGLKNKICEYMMINPVPTLIPAIECGFVKKIVSPGGEAGMNLYVKSRPDVFFTGGDGTLRSNRCIAQLVGLYGIDLFAGATLQIDIYGNSSTATINRLTGFGGAPNIGGNSSGRRHISNPWKKAGLEYQKNDDEIFKGKKLVLQIVETFQPSGEPSFVEKLDAFEVQKKFQMELPLIMIYAEDVTQIITEEGIANLLLCRNLEDREHAIRGIAGHTPVGLKRDIKKINELRERKIIIYPEDIGIDRKDAKRDLLAAKSIQELVEYSQGLYLPPKKFID, encoded by the coding sequence ATGGAAGAAAAAATAAATTCAAAATTTAAAGATAATAAAAAAAGAAAAATAAATAGAATTTGTAATAAATTAGAAAATAAATGGGTAAAATCTGAAGACATTGTCAATATTTTAGAAAATATTATTGAACCATTTGATAGAGTTTGTATAGAAGGAAACAATCAAAAACAAGCCGTTTTTTTATCAAAATCTTTAAACAAAGTAAATCCAAAATTAGTACATGATATTCATATCCTTCAATCAACTCTTATCCTACCAGAGCATATAGAAGTATTTGAAAATGGAATTGCAAACAAAATTGATTTTTCATATGCTTCTATATTTGGTAAAAAACTTGCTCAGCTATGCCAGGAAGGAAAATTAAAAATTGAAGGAATGCATACCTTTTTAGAATTATATGCAAGATATTTTTTAGACCTGACTCCCAATGTTTGTTTAGTTATAGCTGAAAAAGCAGATAAAGAAGGAAATTTGTACACAGGTGCAAACACAGAAGACACACCAACTATTATTGAAGCAACATCTTTTAAAGATGGCATTGTCATTGTTGAAGTAAATGAAGTTGTTGATAAACTACCCCGTGTTGATATTCCTTCCGACTGGGTAGATATTTTAGTAAAGAGCCCCTTAAAAACAACAATTCATCCTTTATTTACAAGAGATCCTGCTAAAATAAATGAGACAAAAATATTAATGGCAATGTTAGTCATAAAAGGAATTTATGCAAAATATGAAGTAAACAGATTAAATCATGGTGTAGGATATAGCACAAGCGCCATTGAACTTTTATTACCTACATATGCTACTGAATTAGGTCTTAAAAATAAAATATGTGAATATATGATGATTAATCCAGTTCCCACTTTAATACCAGCTATAGAGTGTGGTTTCGTAAAAAAAATTGTTTCACCAGGTGGCGAAGCAGGAATGAATCTATATGTTAAATCAAGACCAGACGTATTTTTTACAGGAGGAGATGGTACTTTAAGGTCTAATCGCTGCATTGCTCAATTAGTTGGCCTTTACGGTATAGATTTATTTGCTGGCGCAACTTTACAAATAGATATATACGGAAATAGTTCAACAGCGACAATAAATAGATTAACAGGATTTGGAGGAGCTCCTAACATTGGAGGAAACTCAAGCGGACGAAGACATATATCAAATCCATGGAAAAAAGCTGGTTTAGAATACCAAAAGAATGATGATGAAATATTTAAAGGTAAAAAACTTGTTCTTCAAATAGTTGAAACTTTCCAACCTTCGGGTGAACCTTCTTTTGTAGAAAAACTTGATGCTTTTGAAGTACAAAAAAAGTTTCAAATGGAATTACCATTAATAATGATTTATGCTGAAGACGTAACACAAATCATTACAGAAGAAGGAATTGCTAATTTACTTTTGTGCAGAAATTTAGAAGATCGTGAACACGCAATAAGAGGAATAGCGGGACACACCCCTGTTGGATTAAAAAGAGATATTAAGAAAATAAATGAATTACGAGAAAGAAAAATTATAATATATCCTGAAGATATTGGAATTGACAGAAAAGATGCTAAAAGAGATTTGCTAGCTGCAAAATCCATTCAAGAGTTAGTAGAATATTCACAAGGTCTATATTTACCACCTAAGAAATTTATTGACTAA
- a CDS encoding ABC-F family ATP-binding cassette domain-containing protein: protein MSYLLSVQNLAYYLPDGTLLFKNFNFNISSGKIGIIGKNGLGKSTLLKIIIGELKQTEGEIIRNGKISYFPQNIHEYFDYSISKILNVDKKLEALKRAELGLASIEDLQIISNDWNLENEIKQIISKFIKKNISLDRIGNTLSGGEMMSILFAKVLLEKPDIIIFDEPTNNLDLELKRYFYDFLNISNSIFIIVSHDINLLNKMDAIIEISNLGLKYYSGNYDFYLEQMKIDESSTLNKLTNLNERLSRQKQKELKIKENLFRNSSRSHKRAIKEGMSALEIGSKKEVSDKNQGKLSLCHFEKTNKLIEEKNLIKEKLRKNYKINIDIIPVKLPDKKIMISLSDVNHKFDNSDQYLWKNNINIIFFGSSRVLIKGNSGSGKSTLIKMIMNKLKPTIGEVFYATNKIAYLDQSCSLLNSEISIFDNFKNFASLDMEEHEIRIKAGRFLFYKDLVFKKVSILSGGEKLRATLACVLAMNQSPDVFILDEPTNNLDIESMEILSYHLNEYKGTLILISHDENFLKDLRLDQVLELNAFV, encoded by the coding sequence TTGTCATATCTATTATCCGTACAAAATTTGGCATATTATTTGCCAGATGGAACCTTATTATTTAAAAATTTCAATTTTAATATATCTAGTGGAAAAATTGGAATTATAGGTAAAAATGGTCTTGGTAAAAGTACATTATTAAAAATAATTATAGGTGAATTGAAGCAAACAGAAGGAGAAATTATTCGAAATGGTAAAATTTCATATTTTCCTCAAAATATCCATGAATATTTTGATTATAGCATATCAAAAATTTTGAATGTAGATAAAAAATTAGAAGCTTTAAAACGAGCAGAGCTAGGATTGGCTTCTATTGAAGATCTTCAAATAATATCAAATGATTGGAATTTAGAAAATGAAATAAAACAAATAATATCAAAATTTATTAAAAAAAATATATCATTAGATCGGATTGGAAATACTCTAAGTGGTGGCGAAATGATGAGTATTTTATTTGCAAAAGTATTACTAGAAAAACCTGATATCATTATTTTTGATGAGCCAACAAATAATCTAGATTTAGAACTTAAAAGATATTTCTATGATTTTTTAAATATTTCAAACTCAATTTTTATTATTGTAAGTCATGATATAAATCTTCTAAATAAAATGGATGCTATAATTGAAATTTCAAATTTAGGCTTAAAATATTACTCAGGAAATTATGATTTTTATTTAGAACAAATGAAAATAGATGAATCATCTACTTTAAATAAATTAACAAATTTGAATGAAAGATTATCAAGACAAAAACAAAAAGAGTTAAAAATAAAGGAAAATTTATTTCGTAATTCAAGTAGATCGCATAAAAGGGCAATTAAAGAAGGAATGTCTGCTCTTGAAATAGGTTCAAAAAAAGAAGTTTCTGATAAAAATCAAGGAAAATTAAGTTTATGTCATTTTGAAAAGACTAATAAATTAATTGAAGAAAAAAATTTAATAAAAGAAAAGCTTCGGAAAAATTATAAAATCAATATTGATATCATTCCAGTAAAATTACCTGATAAAAAAATTATGATTTCTTTATCAGATGTAAATCACAAATTTGATAATTCTGATCAATATTTATGGAAAAATAATATAAATATTATTTTTTTTGGAAGTTCTCGTGTTTTAATTAAAGGAAATAGTGGGTCAGGTAAATCAACTCTTATCAAAATGATAATGAATAAATTAAAGCCAACTATTGGCGAAGTCTTTTACGCAACAAATAAAATTGCTTATTTAGATCAAAGTTGTTCTTTACTAAATAGCGAGATTAGCATTTTTGATAATTTTAAAAACTTTGCATCACTTGATATGGAAGAGCATGAAATTCGGATAAAAGCAGGCCGTTTTTTATTTTATAAAGATCTGGTATTTAAAAAGGTTTCTATTTTAAGCGGTGGGGAAAAACTAAGGGCTACGTTGGCTTGTGTCTTGGCTATGAATCAATCTCCAGATGTTTTTATTCTAGATGAACCAACAAATAATTTAGATATAGAAAGTATGGAAATTCTTAGCTATCACTTAAATGAATATAAAGGAACCTTAATCCTGATTTCTCATGATGAAAACTTTTTAAAAGACTTAAGATTAGATCAAGTTTTAGAATTAAATGCCTTTGTTTGA
- a CDS encoding ABC transporter substrate-binding protein yields the protein MKIFFIINLINFIISLNVFANQKIKLAVVTARDQNDPFFSMVVDFMRLSCESLDIDLKAIYANDDLKFLNDELKLAIYEKKYDAIILMNFKNQLIKMSQLFEENKIPFFIYNSGFDFETEEANNNIRFKYLLGEMLPKDEDSGYELAKIISKETGVSSDGKIHLLGIGGTIADQASIERVKGLNKFINESNGKIILDEITYANWKRDEAADKIKELHRLHPKSRGIWVANDEMALGVVNSFEIIKFKSIIGGVDWTKEAIQSVKNKKLYVTMGGHFMDGGWISILLYDYFHGIHFTSDLGFKISSWTAPIDQENISKYIKSIGNKANWKKINFRKYSKFLNPELKKYDFSEKTLLSQFN from the coding sequence ATGAAAATATTTTTTATCATAAATTTAATAAATTTCATTATTTCATTAAATGTATTTGCAAATCAGAAAATTAAATTAGCTGTTGTAACGGCTCGAGATCAAAACGACCCATTTTTCTCAATGGTAGTTGATTTCATGAGACTTTCCTGTGAAAGTTTAGATATTGATTTAAAAGCAATCTATGCCAATGATGATTTAAAATTTTTAAATGATGAATTAAAATTAGCAATCTATGAAAAAAAATATGATGCTATTATTTTAATGAATTTTAAAAATCAACTTATAAAAATGTCACAGTTATTTGAAGAAAATAAAATTCCATTTTTTATATATAATTCAGGATTTGATTTTGAAACGGAAGAGGCAAATAATAATATTCGATTTAAATATTTATTAGGAGAAATGTTACCTAAAGATGAAGATTCCGGATATGAACTTGCAAAAATAATAAGTAAAGAAACAGGAGTTAGTTCTGATGGAAAAATTCATTTATTAGGAATAGGCGGAACAATAGCGGATCAGGCTTCTATTGAAAGGGTAAAAGGATTAAATAAATTTATAAATGAATCGAATGGTAAAATTATTTTAGATGAAATTACTTATGCAAATTGGAAAAGAGATGAAGCGGCAGATAAAATAAAAGAGCTCCATCGTCTTCATCCAAAATCAAGAGGAATTTGGGTTGCCAATGATGAGATGGCTCTTGGAGTTGTAAATTCATTTGAAATCATAAAATTTAAAAGTATTATAGGAGGGGTTGATTGGACAAAAGAAGCAATTCAATCTGTAAAAAATAAGAAATTGTATGTTACTATGGGTGGTCATTTTATGGATGGTGGATGGATCTCTATTTTACTTTATGATTATTTTCATGGAATTCATTTTACATCAGATCTTGGTTTTAAAATTTCTTCTTGGACGGCACCAATTGATCAAGAAAATATATCAAAATATATAAAATCCATTGGAAATAAAGCAAACTGGAAAAAAATCAATTTTAGGAAATACTCCAAATTTTTAAATCCGGAATTAAAAAAATATGATTTTTCTGAAAAAACGTTACTTTCTCAATTCAATTAA
- a CDS encoding DUF2652 domain-containing protein: MSANENRSLSNEKEALLFFADISGYTQFVKKHSFSWTHGQFIISELLKILLDQIEEPIKVSKIEGDAIFFYMPIDLTFDQKFVSNKLFLFFEAFNNKKLTLNSVKSCECPCCSNVDSLKLKLIVHSGKILIYQINQFQELSGLDVITLHRLSKNKINKNEYLLITENAFSRISYFKDIIFNSNIEKYDDIGNINTFVHFPNEIKESNQKHEIGFLDKVIFKTRMLLYTFILRIKVLFERKQSEIQR, translated from the coding sequence ATGAGTGCAAATGAAAATCGAAGCTTATCGAATGAAAAAGAAGCCCTTCTTTTTTTTGCAGATATTAGTGGCTATACACAATTTGTAAAAAAGCACTCTTTTTCTTGGACACATGGGCAATTTATCATTTCAGAGCTTCTTAAAATATTATTAGATCAAATTGAAGAGCCAATTAAAGTATCAAAAATTGAAGGTGATGCAATCTTTTTTTATATGCCTATAGATTTAACATTTGATCAAAAATTTGTAAGTAATAAACTTTTTCTTTTTTTTGAAGCTTTTAATAATAAGAAATTAACACTTAATTCAGTAAAAAGCTGTGAATGTCCATGCTGTTCAAACGTAGATAGCCTTAAGTTAAAGCTTATTGTTCATTCTGGAAAAATATTAATTTATCAAATTAATCAATTTCAAGAATTATCAGGTTTAGATGTAATTACACTCCATCGCTTATCAAAAAATAAAATAAATAAAAACGAATATTTATTAATAACAGAGAATGCATTTAGTCGAATTTCATATTTTAAAGATATTATTTTCAATTCAAATATAGAAAAATATGACGATATAGGAAATATTAATACATTTGTGCATTTTCCTAATGAAATTAAGGAATCCAATCAAAAGCATGAGATAGGATTTTTAGATAAAGTAATATTTAAAACAAGGATGCTTTTATATACATTTATTTTAAGAATAAAAGTTTTGTTTGAAAGAAAGCAATCTGAAATACAAAGATGA
- a CDS encoding response regulator → MGKVVIILDDTEEIHLVTKKVLESLELKVICCYNADELVTQILANIHDLALVLLDIYMPDKNGFTVMQQVKDRFQKRKFKIVFFTSIKEKKYILQGMSLKADGYIIKPFKVDEFKEKIQQLLKPAPLF, encoded by the coding sequence ATGGGAAAAGTTGTAATAATTCTTGATGACACAGAAGAAATCCATCTTGTTACAAAAAAAGTATTAGAATCCTTAGAACTTAAAGTAATATGTTGTTATAATGCTGACGAGCTTGTTACTCAAATTTTGGCAAATATTCATGATCTTGCTCTTGTACTGTTAGATATTTATATGCCAGATAAAAATGGATTTACTGTTATGCAACAAGTTAAAGATCGGTTTCAAAAAAGAAAATTTAAAATTGTTTTTTTCACATCCATAAAAGAGAAAAAGTATATATTACAAGGTATGAGCTTAAAAGCGGATGGCTATATCATAAAACCGTTCAAAGTCGATGAGTTCAAAGAAAAAATCCAACAACTTTTAAAACCAGCTCCGCTTTTTTAA
- a CDS encoding SpoVR family protein yields MVMDPRLTSELTPELRDIVTEIESHARNLGLDFFPTIFEMVDYQQMSEIAAYGGFPTRYPHWRFGMEYERIAKSYEYGLSLIYEMVINNDPCYAYLLRSNSLVDQKTVIAHVYGHCDFFKNNYCFSHTNRKMLDEMANHGSRVRRYIEEVGHDEVEGFIDICLSLENLIDQHGPHIRREYKPKDKDNYDESLISPDKLPVPKLPSLRGYMEGYINPDSYVKEQQAKVIQEKEKEKKFPESSVRDILKFLLDYAPLNSWQRDVLSIVREEAYYFAPQGQTKIMNEGWAVYWHSKILTQLVLKDSEVIDYCDHYAGVVQMSGQRLNPYKLGVELMRHIEKRWNNGQFGLEYTLCDDPQVRRNWNKNSNKGMEKLFEIRKFHNDITFLDEFLDEDFCEDAKLFTWVQDRRSGQAIIHDRDFKTIKRDLLDSMTNFGQPIIDVVDGNYRNRGELLLRHKHQGKDLKIDWAVETLKNIYKIWNRPVNIATIIESESKVIHYDGSEPRIEKGVNLDI; encoded by the coding sequence ATGGTTATGGATCCTCGTCTTACAAGCGAATTAACACCCGAATTAAGAGATATCGTAACAGAAATTGAAAGCCATGCTCGAAATTTAGGCTTGGATTTTTTTCCGACTATTTTCGAAATGGTAGATTATCAACAGATGAGTGAAATTGCAGCTTATGGTGGTTTTCCAACACGCTATCCGCATTGGCGTTTTGGTATGGAATATGAGCGTATTGCAAAAAGTTATGAATACGGTTTGTCACTTATTTATGAAATGGTAATTAATAATGATCCATGTTATGCTTATTTATTAAGAAGTAATTCACTTGTAGATCAAAAAACAGTGATCGCCCATGTTTATGGCCACTGTGATTTTTTCAAAAATAATTATTGTTTTTCACATACAAATCGAAAAATGCTCGATGAAATGGCGAATCACGGTAGCCGTGTACGCCGCTATATTGAAGAAGTAGGGCATGATGAAGTTGAAGGATTTATTGATATTTGCCTATCTTTAGAAAATTTAATTGATCAACATGGACCACATATACGTCGTGAATATAAACCAAAAGACAAAGATAATTATGATGAAAGTTTAATATCTCCAGATAAATTACCAGTACCTAAACTTCCTTCATTGCGCGGCTATATGGAAGGATACATAAATCCAGATAGCTATGTAAAGGAACAACAGGCTAAAGTAATTCAAGAGAAAGAGAAAGAAAAAAAATTTCCAGAAAGTTCTGTTCGAGATATTTTAAAATTTTTATTAGATTATGCTCCTTTAAATTCTTGGCAAAGAGATGTTCTTTCTATTGTTAGAGAAGAAGCTTATTATTTTGCTCCTCAGGGGCAAACAAAAATTATGAACGAAGGTTGGGCGGTTTATTGGCATTCCAAAATTTTAACGCAATTGGTTTTAAAAGATTCTGAAGTGATTGATTACTGCGATCACTATGCAGGAGTAGTTCAAATGTCAGGACAAAGATTAAATCCTTATAAATTAGGGGTTGAATTAATGCGGCATATTGAAAAAAGATGGAATAATGGCCAATTTGGTTTAGAATATACCCTTTGTGATGACCCTCAAGTGAGAAGAAATTGGAATAAAAATTCAAATAAAGGTATGGAAAAACTTTTTGAAATTCGAAAATTTCACAATGACATCACTTTTTTAGATGAATTTTTAGATGAAGATTTTTGTGAAGATGCAAAATTATTTACTTGGGTGCAAGATAGGCGATCAGGACAAGCTATAATTCATGATAGAGATTTTAAGACAATCAAAAGAGATCTATTAGATTCCATGACTAATTTTGGACAACCTATTATTGATGTTGTTGACGGCAACTATCGTAACAGAGGTGAACTTTTATTGCGTCATAAACATCAAGGAAAAGATTTAAAAATTGATTGGGCTGTCGAAACTTTAAAAAATATTTATAAAATATGGAATAGACCCGTAAATATTGCGACAATTATAGAATCAGAAAGTAAAGTTATTCATTATGATGGTTCTGAACCACGTATTGAAAAAGGTGTTAACTTAGATATTTAG
- a CDS encoding DUF444 family protein, whose amino-acid sequence MKMETDVNRFRKIVRGKIKDNLKRFISSGELIGRQGNKQVSIPLPRIDLPRFEFGGNQQRGVGQGEGDPGDAVNQGQPQPGEGEAGQNPGEHSMEVDVSLDELAGILGEELGLPRIEDKGKKNITQKKYKYQGVLRNGPESLRNFKRTYKEALKRQISIGDYTDEKPIVIPIKEDKRYRSFRIEEKPEASAAIIYMMDVSGSMGDEQKEIVRLTSFWLNAWLKHNYDNLDTRFIIHDAIAREVDEHTFYHTKESGGTLISSAYKLCEKIILDNYPTSEWNIYLFHFSDGDNWSGNDTNECMNLLDNTLLPASNLFSYGQVESRYGSGQFLKDLEKHYGEQNEKVIIHQIKDRDGIMNALRAFLGKGK is encoded by the coding sequence ATGAAAATGGAAACCGATGTCAACCGCTTCAGAAAAATAGTAAGAGGAAAAATAAAAGACAATTTAAAACGGTTTATTTCTTCTGGTGAACTCATTGGAAGGCAAGGGAATAAACAAGTCTCTATCCCACTTCCAAGAATTGATCTTCCTCGGTTTGAATTCGGAGGTAATCAGCAGCGTGGAGTAGGACAGGGTGAGGGTGATCCTGGCGATGCCGTGAATCAAGGACAACCGCAACCAGGAGAAGGAGAAGCTGGCCAAAATCCTGGTGAGCATAGTATGGAAGTGGATGTAAGCCTTGATGAGCTAGCTGGAATATTGGGAGAAGAACTAGGACTTCCGCGTATTGAAGACAAAGGCAAAAAAAATATCACTCAAAAAAAATATAAGTACCAAGGTGTTTTAAGAAATGGTCCCGAAAGCCTTCGTAACTTTAAACGAACTTATAAAGAAGCATTAAAAAGACAAATTAGTATTGGTGATTATACGGACGAAAAACCAATCGTGATTCCTATTAAAGAAGATAAACGTTACCGCAGTTTTCGAATTGAAGAAAAGCCAGAAGCCAGTGCCGCCATTATTTATATGATGGATGTATCTGGATCGATGGGTGATGAACAAAAAGAAATTGTCCGTTTGACTTCATTTTGGCTAAACGCTTGGTTGAAACATAATTATGACAATTTAGATACACGATTTATTATTCATGATGCCATTGCTAGAGAGGTAGATGAACATACATTTTATCATACAAAAGAATCAGGTGGTACTTTAATTAGTAGTGCTTATAAACTTTGTGAGAAAATTATTTTAGATAATTATCCTACATCGGAATGGAATATTTATTTATTTCATTTTTCAGATGGAGATAATTGGAGTGGAAATGATACAAATGAATGTATGAATTTACTTGATAATACTTTGCTTCCCGCAAGTAATTTATTTTCTTATGGACAAGTTGAGAGTCGTTACGGAAGTGGGCAATTTTTAAAAGACTTAGAAAAACATTATGGCGAGCAAAATGAAAAAGTAATCATACATCAAATAAAAGATAGAGATGGGATTATGAATGCCTTACGTGCTTTTCTAGGAAAGGGGAAGTAA